Proteins from a single region of Synergistes jonesii:
- a CDS encoding BCCT family transporter encodes MFNVLNKKLFVPVAIILGALFIFGITCRDAFCNLASLVLNWGLLNLSWCILGLTAIMGVILLCMVFSDFGKKIIGGADAKPLYSTFTWIAMAICSSIGIAMMFYAVVEPLGYFYAPPVYLGIQAETNAAALNAVAQSTFHWSLMYYAIQIFWGIVIVYMSINKGLPFRPSAALYPLVKNKIFGLSGTVIDILCCVSLVCGTITCFGLGTMQFSTGLAYVSGFEVSNMLYFFVVVAVTICFSFSSARGISKGMAILSNLNTYLYMILLAFLIIFGPTVKLFELLLGSLGTLCNNFFPAMFNGDFIGTTNNFANFNTSYYFIWTLVFSPVAGMFYAKIARGRSIRTFIIVNWLVPTAFILVWFNMWGGCAIYQQFFNHAKISEIIAEWGAPVANFALLDVMPLRILTIPATLIAVIIGFMTMADALTGIVASMTVKKSRAEAAPIPVRLFWGFLTGGLTLICLFVLDKVGTVALQSLAVAAGIPLLVVTTLVCYGSIKLITGEVDHIIDETQEGREALELTAKETEE; translated from the coding sequence ATGTTTAATGTTCTCAATAAGAAACTTTTCGTTCCCGTTGCGATTATTCTCGGTGCTCTTTTTATTTTCGGAATCACATGCAGAGATGCATTCTGTAATCTGGCTTCGCTTGTCTTAAACTGGGGACTTCTTAACCTTAGTTGGTGTATTCTTGGTCTGACTGCAATTATGGGGGTAATTTTGCTTTGTATGGTATTCTCTGATTTCGGTAAGAAAATCATCGGCGGAGCAGATGCAAAACCTCTTTATAGTACATTCACATGGATAGCAATGGCAATTTGCTCGTCTATAGGAATTGCAATGATGTTCTACGCCGTTGTCGAACCTCTTGGATATTTTTATGCTCCGCCTGTATATTTAGGTATTCAGGCAGAAACTAATGCTGCTGCTCTTAATGCTGTTGCACAGTCAACTTTTCATTGGTCGCTGATGTATTATGCAATACAGATTTTCTGGGGTATAGTTATCGTTTATATGAGCATAAACAAGGGGCTTCCTTTCCGCCCGTCTGCCGCACTTTATCCATTAGTCAAGAATAAAATATTCGGTTTGTCTGGCACAGTTATTGACATTCTATGCTGTGTATCGCTTGTCTGCGGAACAATTACATGTTTTGGTTTAGGTACAATGCAGTTCTCAACAGGGCTTGCATATGTTTCTGGATTTGAGGTTTCGAATATGCTTTATTTCTTTGTAGTTGTTGCCGTAACAATTTGTTTCTCGTTCTCAAGCGCTCGCGGTATTTCAAAAGGTATGGCTATTCTTTCAAATTTGAATACCTATCTTTACATGATACTCCTTGCATTTTTGATTATCTTTGGGCCGACAGTTAAACTCTTTGAGCTCCTTCTCGGATCATTAGGCACTCTGTGCAATAATTTCTTCCCTGCGATGTTCAATGGTGATTTTATAGGTACGACGAACAATTTTGCAAACTTCAACACTTCATATTATTTCATTTGGACACTTGTATTTTCACCTGTTGCAGGAATGTTCTATGCAAAAATAGCGCGCGGCCGCTCGATCCGTACATTTATTATCGTCAACTGGCTTGTTCCGACAGCGTTTATTCTTGTTTGGTTCAATATGTGGGGTGGATGTGCCATTTATCAGCAGTTCTTCAATCACGCCAAAATATCGGAAATTATTGCTGAATGGGGGGCACCTGTCGCAAACTTCGCATTACTTGATGTTATGCCTCTCCGTATCTTGACAATACCTGCTACATTGATTGCGGTCATCATAGGTTTCATGACAATGGCCGACGCATTGACAGGCATCGTTGCATCAATGACAGTTAAAAAATCGCGTGCTGAAGCCGCACCGATTCCCGTCAGGCTTTTTTGGGGGTTTCTTACAGGCGGTTTGACACTTATATGCCTCTTTGTCCTTGATAAGGTAGGCACTGTCGCGCTTCAGTCGCTGGCAGTTGCTGCCGGTATTCCTCTCTTGGTTGTAACTACACTTGTATGTTACGGTTCGATCAAACTAATAACCGGCGAGGTTGACCACATTATTGATGAAACGCAGGAAGGCAGAGAAGCACTCGAACTCACAGCAAAAGAAACAGAAGAGTAG
- a CDS encoding cyclodeaminase/cyclohydrolase family protein: protein MKFEETTIKAFIDELASNSPAPGGGSVAALCGSLAAGLEAMVANLTLGKEKYRTSWDKMHKVLEEGEKLRAEFISLMNEDTESFNLFMQALKMPKETEEQKASRKAAMGEASKAATAVPLRTLESCVKAAELSFTAAKYGNSNAVSDAGVAALLAEAAGKAASYNVKINLPGIADEAFAKECRERMEKALAEVVKHADETAKLVEAAMI, encoded by the coding sequence ATGAAATTCGAAGAAACGACAATAAAAGCCTTCATAGACGAACTCGCCTCCAACTCGCCGGCGCCCGGAGGCGGAAGCGTAGCCGCGCTCTGCGGGTCGCTTGCCGCCGGACTCGAAGCGATGGTGGCGAACCTCACGCTGGGCAAAGAAAAATACCGGACTAGCTGGGATAAAATGCACAAAGTTCTTGAAGAAGGCGAAAAACTGCGCGCCGAATTCATAAGCCTGATGAACGAAGACACAGAATCCTTCAACCTCTTCATGCAGGCGCTCAAAATGCCCAAAGAGACGGAAGAGCAGAAAGCCTCCCGCAAAGCGGCGATGGGCGAAGCGTCGAAAGCCGCCACAGCAGTGCCGCTCCGCACGCTTGAAAGCTGCGTAAAAGCCGCCGAACTCTCCTTCACGGCGGCGAAATACGGCAACTCAAACGCCGTCAGCGACGCCGGAGTGGCGGCCCTGCTTGCCGAAGCGGCGGGCAAAGCGGCGTCCTACAACGTGAAAATAAACCTGCCGGGGATAGCGGACGAAGCCTTCGCCAAAGAGTGCCGCGAAAGAATGGAAAAAGCCCTTGCTGAAGTCGTAAAGCACGCCGACGAAACGGCGAAGCTCGTCGAAGCGGCCATGATATAA
- a CDS encoding glycyl-radical enzyme activating protein produces the protein MDGPKLLIGGMQRFSTADGPGIRTSVFLKGCPLNCLWCHNPELIRFENQLMFSSQKCIGDGNCAIVCPNKCISFEKDGMRIDKDKCTGCFICAEVCYAEALHPAAREYTVDEVMVEVLKDKGYYAQTGGGVTISGGECLSHPEFTEAIIDECTKHVINVAIDTCGYCGTGIFLHLAGKVQCILFDMKSIDREVHYKCTGVYNDLIINNLREISKYPELRDKVWIRMPLIKGVNDTKEIIDKTVEFVSQYNFNRVTLLPYHELGIAKYRALNQKVRNFEAPDDERMHEIASQFKRVTKTVEILGQNSDEIV, from the coding sequence ATGGATGGGCCTAAGTTATTAATTGGCGGCATGCAAAGATTCAGTACGGCAGACGGTCCTGGTATCAGAACATCTGTTTTTCTAAAAGGCTGTCCACTAAATTGTCTTTGGTGCCATAACCCTGAATTGATTCGATTTGAAAATCAGTTGATGTTCAGCAGTCAAAAATGTATCGGCGACGGCAACTGTGCGATTGTTTGCCCTAACAAATGTATATCATTTGAAAAAGACGGTATGCGTATTGATAAAGATAAATGCACCGGTTGCTTTATTTGTGCGGAGGTTTGTTATGCGGAAGCACTTCATCCTGCGGCTCGTGAATACACTGTCGATGAGGTTATGGTGGAAGTCCTGAAGGATAAGGGTTATTACGCTCAAACCGGCGGCGGCGTAACAATCAGCGGCGGCGAATGTTTAAGCCACCCGGAGTTTACTGAAGCAATAATAGACGAGTGTACAAAACATGTAATCAACGTTGCTATCGATACATGCGGCTATTGCGGTACAGGAATTTTTCTTCACTTGGCAGGCAAAGTTCAGTGCATTCTTTTTGACATGAAATCGATAGACAGAGAAGTTCACTATAAATGTACCGGCGTTTATAATGATCTTATTATCAATAATCTTAGAGAAATTTCAAAATATCCCGAATTGCGCGATAAAGTATGGATTCGTATGCCGTTGATCAAAGGGGTTAATGACACAAAAGAAATAATTGATAAAACCGTAGAATTTGTAAGTCAATATAATTTCAATCGTGTAACGCTTCTTCCGTATCATGAACTTGGAATCGCAAAATACCGTGCTTTAAATCAAAAAGTCAGGAATTTTGAGGCACCAGATGATGAAAGGATGCACGAAATAGCCAGCCAATTCAAAAGAGTTACCAAGACTGTAGAAATTCTCGGCCAGAATTCAGACGAAATAGTTTAG
- the rbr gene encoding rubrerythrin: MELKGSKTEKNLWEAFAGESMARNKYTYFASAAKKAGYEQIAAIFQETADNEKEHAKLHFKALSGIGDTLANLLAAAAGENGEWSEMYPRMAKDAREEGFDELATMFEGIAKVEAEHEKRYRALAKNVEEGTVFAKGGKLFWKCRNCGAVFELDKAPEKCPVCSHPQAYFEIQAKNW; this comes from the coding sequence GTGGAACTTAAAGGAAGCAAGACAGAGAAAAACCTTTGGGAAGCCTTTGCCGGAGAATCAATGGCGCGCAACAAGTACACATACTTCGCATCCGCCGCGAAAAAGGCGGGATACGAGCAGATAGCCGCAATATTCCAGGAAACGGCCGACAACGAGAAAGAGCACGCCAAGCTGCATTTCAAAGCCCTTTCCGGCATCGGGGACACTCTCGCCAACCTTCTGGCCGCAGCCGCGGGAGAAAACGGCGAATGGTCGGAAATGTATCCGCGTATGGCGAAGGACGCCCGCGAAGAGGGATTCGACGAGCTGGCAACGATGTTTGAGGGAATCGCCAAGGTCGAAGCGGAGCACGAGAAACGCTATCGCGCCCTCGCGAAGAACGTGGAAGAGGGAACGGTCTTCGCCAAGGGCGGCAAGCTCTTCTGGAAGTGCCGCAACTGCGGGGCGGTTTTCGAACTCGACAAGGCCCCGGAGAAATGCCCCGTCTGCAGTCATCCTCAGGCGTATTTCGAAATCCAGGCTAAAAACTGGTAA
- a CDS encoding glycyl radical protein, whose amino-acid sequence MNERVARLKKEVLTVKPGLSAERVVLATEAYKKYAGEPIYLHRAHVLEYVLDNKAIVVRPDDLLLGTLTEQVRAAILFPEYESTEMWLRKEIPGMSKRKSDPMVIQPGDEQKIMDILGFWDGKATEDLIYAEMPQKLRDGEKSGAFKSGGKGICSSAIHANFQKMFKIGFRGRIDRCNKLIDEAINSGEGVNVDKQRKINFWRATIIVLEAVIRYANRCADECERQAAECQDEARKVELLEMARISRKVPEFPPETFHEAIQFQWMMQVINNVESSSYSSSLGRIDRNLWPYYDADIKAGRITRERALELVECLFIKSTTVFYVNDEYYSQADAGYPTWQICLIGGVDAEGNEMCNEITDIVLDAADELRIAQPVALRVTKNMPEHIMRKAIRMNRDGIGNPAFFSDSMAQKMVTNKGATVEQARDWGIFGCVEPGPGCGGTDGSATGGNINLPKILEITLHNGIDPVTGLDVGLRTGDPCDWTCKEQLIEAYLKQVEHFWDAHMRTYRITTGIQASYLPMIYQSALIEGCIENGESIQDGGANLSFTNIFITAPSTLTDSIVAIDYAVFKQKVLTMDKLIDLCDTDFEGEERWRQYLINKAPKFGNDIPEVDKLSAELIDKIVKMCNLHSDGRHNGKFSCGNQSQTHNVPLGRIVGATPDGRHAFTPLSDNASPNMGRDTSGPTAAANSVAHMRHENFHGGSLYNTRFDPSGVAGERGVDIIEGIVKNYVDEGGYHIQINVVDDKTLREAQKKPEDYRDLVVRVAGYLAYFTELDHEVQDVIISRTAHLAQ is encoded by the coding sequence ATGAACGAACGAGTGGCAAGGCTGAAAAAGGAAGTCTTGACCGTTAAACCCGGTTTGAGCGCAGAGCGTGTGGTTCTGGCCACCGAAGCGTATAAAAAATACGCAGGCGAGCCAATTTACCTTCACAGGGCGCACGTTCTTGAATATGTACTCGACAATAAAGCTATCGTTGTTCGCCCTGACGATTTACTTTTAGGAACGCTTACAGAACAGGTACGCGCAGCAATACTGTTCCCCGAATATGAATCGACAGAGATGTGGCTGCGTAAAGAAATTCCGGGGATGAGCAAACGTAAAAGCGATCCTATGGTTATACAGCCTGGCGATGAACAAAAAATCATGGATATTCTTGGTTTTTGGGATGGTAAGGCTACGGAGGATCTTATTTATGCCGAAATGCCGCAGAAACTTCGCGACGGAGAAAAATCTGGCGCATTCAAGTCAGGCGGCAAAGGAATTTGCTCAAGTGCGATTCATGCAAATTTCCAGAAGATGTTCAAAATCGGTTTCCGTGGCCGTATTGACCGCTGCAATAAGCTGATAGATGAGGCAATTAATTCTGGCGAAGGCGTAAATGTCGACAAACAACGCAAAATAAATTTTTGGCGTGCAACAATCATTGTACTCGAAGCGGTGATAAGATATGCGAACCGTTGCGCCGACGAATGCGAGCGCCAAGCTGCTGAATGCCAGGATGAAGCCCGCAAAGTAGAACTCCTAGAAATGGCACGCATCAGTCGTAAGGTTCCAGAATTCCCGCCTGAGACATTCCATGAAGCAATCCAGTTCCAGTGGATGATGCAGGTCATAAATAATGTTGAGTCGTCATCATATTCTTCATCCCTCGGAAGAATTGACCGCAACCTTTGGCCTTACTACGATGCCGATATAAAAGCGGGAAGAATCACACGCGAACGTGCGCTGGAGCTTGTTGAATGCCTCTTCATCAAATCAACGACAGTATTCTACGTCAACGACGAATACTATTCACAGGCCGACGCAGGTTACCCGACATGGCAGATTTGCCTTATTGGCGGCGTTGATGCAGAAGGTAACGAGATGTGCAATGAAATCACGGATATTGTCCTTGATGCGGCTGATGAACTTCGTATTGCACAGCCTGTTGCCCTCAGAGTTACAAAAAATATGCCTGAACATATCATGCGCAAAGCAATACGCATGAATCGCGACGGCATTGGCAACCCAGCTTTCTTCAGCGATTCAATGGCTCAAAAAATGGTCACAAATAAAGGAGCAACCGTTGAACAGGCGCGAGACTGGGGGATTTTCGGCTGTGTAGAACCGGGCCCAGGCTGTGGCGGCACAGATGGAAGTGCGACGGGCGGAAACATCAACTTGCCGAAGATTCTTGAAATCACACTACACAACGGCATAGACCCGGTTACCGGCTTAGATGTCGGACTCAGAACAGGAGATCCCTGCGATTGGACGTGCAAAGAACAGCTTATTGAAGCATATTTGAAGCAGGTCGAACATTTTTGGGATGCCCATATGCGCACATACCGCATAACAACAGGTATTCAGGCATCGTATCTCCCCATGATATATCAATCAGCACTGATTGAAGGTTGCATTGAAAACGGTGAATCAATTCAGGATGGCGGTGCAAACCTTTCATTCACAAATATTTTCATCACTGCTCCGTCAACCCTAACAGACTCAATTGTGGCAATCGATTATGCAGTATTCAAGCAAAAAGTCTTAACTATGGACAAACTCATCGACCTCTGTGATACCGACTTTGAGGGTGAAGAGCGCTGGCGGCAGTACCTTATCAACAAGGCGCCTAAATTCGGCAATGACATTCCAGAAGTTGACAAACTTTCAGCAGAACTAATTGATAAAATAGTAAAAATGTGCAACCTACACTCTGATGGACGCCACAACGGCAAGTTCTCCTGTGGCAATCAGTCACAGACACATAATGTACCGCTCGGACGCATTGTAGGAGCAACACCTGATGGAAGACATGCATTTACTCCGCTGAGCGACAATGCATCGCCAAACATGGGGCGTGATACATCGGGGCCGACTGCGGCTGCAAATTCCGTTGCACATATGCGCCATGAGAACTTCCACGGCGGCAGCCTTTATAACACCCGCTTTGATCCTTCGGGAGTTGCTGGGGAACGCGGCGTAGATATTATTGAAGGCATTGTCAAGAATTACGTTGACGAGGGTGGTTACCACATCCAGATTAACGTTGTAGACGACAAGACACTCCGTGAGGCACAGAAAAAACCCGAAGATTATCGTGACCTAGTTGTCCGTGTTGCCGGGTATTTAGCCTACTTCACGGAACTCGACCACGAAGTTCAGGATGTAATTATTTCACGTACAGCGCATCTTGCACAATAA
- a CDS encoding SDR family NAD(P)-dependent oxidoreductase yields the protein MSDHITSLKISELFSVKDKVTLITGAGGLGNVLARGFAANDAKVIIASRSLEKMNETIAICREENADCKSYVMDVSDKQQVEDTVSDIVNDFGKIDILLHTSAIAPLGPSLDFNEKDLRRTMDINFIGTVFINAACGRVMAKNGWGRIINISSIDAYTVNCVDDLPYSASKSAMAASTRHFAVDLAKTGVTVNNIAPVWIWTPMMNARPADYMVQAANTIPMGRVSWGEDYLGICFYLASNASTYVTGQTFLVDGGWSVYRAFTYKED from the coding sequence ATGTCAGATCATATAACATCATTAAAGATTTCCGAACTGTTCAGCGTAAAAGATAAAGTCACACTTATTACTGGAGCCGGCGGTCTCGGGAATGTCTTAGCGCGCGGATTTGCCGCTAACGACGCAAAAGTGATAATTGCTTCGCGCAGTTTGGAAAAAATGAACGAAACAATTGCAATATGTCGTGAAGAAAATGCCGATTGTAAAAGTTACGTTATGGATGTTTCTGACAAACAACAAGTTGAAGATACTGTCAGTGACATTGTCAACGATTTCGGCAAGATTGATATTCTGCTTCATACATCTGCTATTGCACCGCTCGGCCCCTCTCTTGATTTTAATGAAAAAGATCTGCGGCGCACAATGGACATCAATTTTATCGGCACTGTTTTTATCAATGCGGCCTGCGGACGCGTAATGGCAAAGAATGGGTGGGGCAGAATCATTAATATCAGCAGCATTGACGCCTACACAGTAAACTGTGTAGACGATTTGCCATATTCGGCAAGCAAATCTGCGATGGCCGCTTCAACAAGACATTTTGCCGTTGATCTTGCAAAAACCGGTGTGACTGTTAATAACATTGCTCCTGTCTGGATTTGGACTCCGATGATGAACGCACGTCCGGCTGACTATATGGTACAGGCTGCAAATACAATCCCTATGGGGCGAGTGTCATGGGGAGAGGACTATCTCGGTATCTGTTTTTACCTCGCGAGCAATGCAAGTACATATGTAACAGGTCAAACTTTTTTAGTTGACGGCGGATGGTCTGTTTATCGCGCATTTACATACAAAGAAGATTAA
- a CDS encoding LysR family transcriptional regulator, which yields MTNLTIQNLIEFLILAETKSIAKAAERLYVSPQGLSYSISKLEKELCVPLFNRTSRGMELNKYGQAIIVDAKQAVFSVELISQHISNCLKKDKKQVDIGVVNTLNIAFAPIIFQYYSEHCSNDVHYFIEEHHGQRLNEELLAERLDIGFTFDCYPNANIEFIPLHLEEWALLVNKEHPVAKMEFVTFEDLKGIKLALPNQYYRDFNYIMNTCKSRNIELEVMLAFNSGDSSVMSFLIQNLGAMFCATYIAREFIKNPLLTAVPIRETLRPYYSCIAFKKGIIWPDYINDLADYFINISKTWTL from the coding sequence GTGACAAATTTGACAATCCAAAATTTAATTGAGTTTTTAATCTTAGCTGAAACAAAAAGCATTGCCAAGGCAGCAGAAAGACTATATGTATCACCGCAGGGACTAAGTTATTCGATTTCTAAACTCGAGAAAGAACTGTGTGTTCCTCTTTTTAACCGCACATCAAGAGGCATGGAACTTAATAAATACGGTCAGGCAATCATAGTTGATGCAAAACAGGCAGTTTTTTCTGTTGAACTTATTTCCCAACATATTAGCAATTGCTTAAAAAAAGATAAAAAACAAGTAGATATTGGCGTGGTGAACACGTTAAATATTGCGTTTGCACCAATTATCTTTCAGTATTACAGTGAACATTGTAGTAATGATGTACATTACTTTATTGAAGAACATCACGGTCAACGATTAAACGAAGAACTTCTTGCCGAGCGTCTCGACATAGGATTTACATTTGACTGTTATCCTAACGCTAACATAGAATTTATCCCTCTGCACTTAGAAGAATGGGCTCTTCTTGTGAACAAAGAGCATCCCGTGGCTAAGATGGAGTTTGTTACATTCGAAGATTTAAAGGGTATAAAGCTTGCTTTACCCAACCAGTATTACAGAGATTTTAACTATATCATGAACACGTGCAAAAGCCGAAACATTGAATTAGAAGTTATGCTTGCCTTTAATTCCGGCGACAGCAGTGTGATGTCCTTTCTGATACAGAATCTTGGAGCAATGTTCTGTGCGACATATATCGCACGTGAATTTATAAAAAATCCTTTGCTCACAGCAGTTCCCATAAGAGAAACTCTTCGTCCGTATTATTCTTGTATTGCATTTAAAAAGGGAATTATATGGCCTGATTATATAAATGATTTAGCTGATTATTTTATCAATATCAGTAAAACTTGGACTTTATGA